In Spinacia oleracea cultivar Varoflay chromosome 5, BTI_SOV_V1, whole genome shotgun sequence, a single window of DNA contains:
- the LOC110782583 gene encoding septin and tuftelin-interacting protein 1 homolog 1 has translation MDEHQDMEKFGMENDFEGGQYMGEEFFYRKRKEKTVQSKDDATYGIFASSSSEDDDGSLTGKKKNKRRKGGIIKKADYSKPINFISTGIFAPNEEVKLNTKEGIENSEGEEGADGSKPGLGLGFGLGAGANVGAGLGFGEKGLGGRRDDDDGEGEEDDEELFLPTSFGRKIKEGAEKRREKAKLVGRSSGGSKSQSGGVRKGSDVLDGNVGVFEKHTKGIGLKLLEKMGYGGGGLGKNQQGIVAPIEATKRPKGEGLGFNDYQGNKSLPTLVNIPPPPELEEKQVSLKREEKPWKKQARTRAKKKESIITPDEFLAMKAEAQGPELVLQKVVDMRGPQVRVLTNLQNLNAEEKARESDIPMPELQHNIRLIVDLEELNIQKVDQDSRNERETVVALQKEKEMLQVDAVRQKKQIDSMMEVLLVLDRIEEENTSGKLTLESLAKSFGDLQRRFPEEYKLGNLSCIVCSLALPMLIRVFQGWDPLQNPLHGMDVIAMWKGLLQGDEDYDIFEDASAPYSQLVAEVVFPAVRIAGINTWQARDPEPMLRFLESWEKLLPRSVLQSLLDMVVMPKLSEAVNSWEPCRETIPIHVWVHPWLPLLGQKLETLYQAIRIKLGTVLYKWHPSDMSAYTILSPWKTVFDASSWEQLICRSILPKLIDVMKEFQVNPANQKLDQFYWVMTWASAVPIHHMVTLLESQFFNKWQQVLYHWLCTSPNFEEVLKWYNGWKDLFPAELLANERIRMQLNQGLEMMSQAAEGLEMVQPGVKENISYMRVQEQRQYEAQLKASQQTDDVPKTLKEVVEFYAQQQGLLFKPKPGRLHNHHQVYSFGSVSITVDSLHQKIYAQSHGEWSLVTLDQLRQMQNISGPGRH, from the coding sequence atGGATGAGCATCAAGACATGGAGAAATTTgggatggaaaatgattttgagGGGGGCCAGTATATGGGGGAAGAATTTTTTTACAGAAAGCGGAAAGAAAAAACAGTTCAATCTAAGGATGATGCAACATATGGTATATTTGCATCCAGTAGttctgaagatgatgatggTTCCTTAACtgggaagaagaagaacaagAGGCGAAAAGGGGGGATTATTAAGAAGGCAGATTACTCGAAACCCATAAATTTTATTTCCACTGGTATTTTTGCTCCTAATGAGGAGGTTAAGCTTAATACCAAAGAGGGTATTGAAAATTCTGAGGGTGAGGAGGGTGCAGATGGGTCCAAACCCGGGCTTGGGCTTGGGTTTGGGTTAGGTGCTGGGGCGAATGTTGGAGCTGGATTGGGGTTTGGGGAGAAAGGATTGGGAGGTAGgagggatgatgatgatggtgaaggGGAAGAGGATGATGAAGAGTTGTTCTTGCCAACCAGCTTTGGGAGGAAGATCAAGGAAGGGGCAGAAAAACGGCGTGAGAAGGCGAAATTGGTTGGGCGCAGTAGTGGGGGGAGTAAGTCTCAATCGGGAGGGGTAAGGAAAGGTTCAGATGTGTTGGATGGTAATGTGGGGGTTTTTGAGAAGCACACAAAAGGGATTGGGTTGAAGTTGCTAGAGAAGATGGGTTATGGTGGTGGTGGGTTGGGGAAGAATCAACAGGGTATTGTTGCTCCGATCGAGGCAACGAAGAGGCCAAAGGGGGAGGGGCTAGGGTTTAATGACTACCAGGGGAATAAGAGTTTGCCAACCTTGGTGAATATACCTCCACCACCTGAATTGGAGGAAAAGCAAGTGTCTTTGAAGAGGGAGGAAAAACCATGGAAGAAACAAGCTCGAACTCGTGCTAAGAAGAAAGAAAGTATTATCACCCCAGATGAGTTTTTGGCTATGAAGGCAGAGGCACAAGGGCCGGAGTTAGTACTTCAGAAGGTGGTGGATATGAGGGGTCCACAGGTTCGGGTGTTAACAAATCTGCAAAATCTGAATGCAGAAGAGAAAGCTAGGGAAAGTGATATTCCCATGCCAGAGTTGCAGCACAACATTAGATTAATAGTAGACTTGGAAGAGCTTAACATTCAGAAGGTGGATCAGGATTCCAGGAATGAGAGAGAAACTGTGGTTGCATTGCAGAAGGAAAAGGAAATGCTACAGGTAGATGCTGTGCGCCAGAAGAAGCAGATTGATTCTATGATGGAGGTTTTGCTGGTTTTAGATCGTATTGAGGAAGAGAATACGTCCGGGAAATTGACTTTAGAGTCACTTGCAAAGTCCTTTGGAGATCTCCAGAGGAGGTTTCCTGAGGAGTATAAGCTAGGTAACTTGTCTTGCATAGTATGTTCACTTGCTCTTCCTATGTTAATTAGAGTATTCCAAGGATGGGACCCACTTCAGAACCCATTGCATGGTATGGATGTTATAGCTATGTGGAAAGGTTTGTTGCAGGGAGATGAGGATTATGACATTTTTGAGGATGCATCAGCTCCATATTCACAGTTGGTGGCTGAAGTAGTGTTTCCGGCGGTTAGAATAGCGGGTATAAACACATGGCAGGCTAGAGATCCAGAGCCTATGCTCCGGTTTCTAGAATCATGGGAGAAGTTGCTTCCACGGTCCGTGCTACAGTCACTTCTTGATATGGTTGTGATGCCTAAGTTGTCTGAAGCAGTGAATTCTTGGGAACCTTGTAGGGAAACTATACCGATCCATGTGTGGGTGCACCCTTGGCTTCCATTGCTTGGACAGAAGCTGGAGACTCTCTATCAAGCTATTCGTATAAAATTAGGAACTGTTCTTTATAAATGGCATCCTAGTGATATGTCAGCCTATACTATCCTATCACCTTGGAAGACGGTATTCGATGCTTCAAGTTGGGAACAACTTATTTGCCGGTCCATCCTTCCGAAGTTGATAGATGTGATGAAGGAATTTCAAGTTAATCCTGCTAATCAAAAACTTGATCAGTTTTACTGGGTCATGACTTGGGCTTCTGCAGTTCCCATACATCACATGGTTACCTTACTGGAGTCGCAATTCTTCAACAAATGGCAGCAAGTTTTGTACCACTGGCTTTGTACAAGTCCAAACTTTGAAGAGGTTCTGAAATGGTACAATGGATGGAAAGATCTTTTTCCTGCAGAACTTTTGGCCAACGAACGTATTCGGATGCAGCTAAACCAAGGCCTGGAGATGATGAGCCAGGCTGCTGAAGGTTTGGAGATGGTTCAGCCTGGCGTGAAGGAGAACATTAGCTATATGAGGGTGCAAGAACAAAGACAATACGAGGCTCAATTGAAAGCCTCCCAACAAACAGATGATGTGCCTAAGACCTTAAAAGAAGTTGTCGAATTCTATGCACAGCAACAAGGCTTGCTCTTCAAGCCAAAACCTGGGAGATTACACAACCATCACCAAGTATATAGCTTTGGTAGTGTAAGCATTACTGTGGACTCCTTACATCAGAAGATCTACGCTCAAAGCCATGGAGAATGGTCTTTGGTTACTCTTGATCAACTCCGGCAAATGCAGAACATTTCTGGTCCGGGACGGCACTGA